TGATCCCGGAGGAAGACCGCGCCGAGGAACACCGCCAGTAGCGGACTCCAGACGAAGTTAATCAGGAGGCTCGACCCGACGACCCGACGGTTTCCGAACGAATCACGGAGGCGTGAAAAGGAGATCCCGGCGAAGGCGGCAAAGAGCATGACCATTAGGAAGGGGAGGATGAGTCGGTCCGCAATGGCGGGAACGCCGGAGAGCTGTCCGAGCGCAAGCCCGCCGACGATGGCGACGAGAACGAACACTGTCTGGTACTTCTCGACGAAATCCATCCGGGCGGACGTAGTCTCCGAGCCACAGTAAGACTGTGGCTTTCCGAAGGGGCCGTCCCAAGGGGCATGTGTCGGCACAGCATTCGACCAGCGGGGTGTCTTTTTGCTCCCGGCCTCTGTAGAGCGGGTATGGCACACCTCGCCGACGACGTGCTCCGGTTCGTCCGAGCGACCGGCCCACGGCCCGACGAACTATTGGAGGAGATGGACGCCTACGCCGAGGAGAACGGGTTTCCCCACGTCGGCCCCGAGGTCGGCGGTTTTCTTCAACTAACTGCCCGCCTCTCGGGCGCGCGCTCGATTTTCGAGTTCGGCTCGGGCTACGGCTATTCGGCGTACTGGTTCGCGGAGGCGTTACCTGAAAACGGCGAGATCGTCCTCACCGAGGTCGACGAGGGCGAGTTGGAGATGGCCCGCGAGTACCTCGCCCGCGGCGGGTACGACGAACTGGCGAGCTACGAACTGGGCGATGCCCTCGACACGATCGAGCGCTACGACGGCCCGTTCGACGCCGTGTTGATCGACCACCAGAAGGAGCGCTACGTCGAGGCTCTCGAAGCCGTTCGCGGGAAACTCGCGCCCGGCGCGGTCGTGATCGCGGACAACGCGATGAGCGCGGAGGACGTGGTGGTGTTCGAGGACCTGCTCGCCCACGTCGAGGGCCAGTCCGTAGAGATGAACGAGGGGACACGCGGGATCGCCGACTACCTCGATGCCGTCCGCTCCGATCCGGCCTTCGAGACGCAGGTGCTCCCGCTGGGCGAGGGGATCGCGGTCAGTCGCTTCGAGGGGAAGGCCGACAACACTGAAGCCCTCGGGTCCCGTCGGTAGTCGGTATGCCACTGAGCGAGGCGGACTGGGAGGCGGCACGGCCCGAGACGGATCTCCTCACGGTGATCGAGGGGACGCTCAGAGAGAGCGCACCCGAGGCGCTGCGCGTGGACGACTTCCTCCGGGACGCCGGCGACACCGATCCCACGGAGGAGGGGTTGCTGAAGGCGGTCACCGGCGCCGTGCGCTGGCAGTTCTCCCGCGAACGCTCGAAGGCGGTCGTCGAGGCCTCCCTCGAACGACTGGTCCACGAGGGGCGGGCCGAGAAACGCGCCTTCGAGGCCGACGGCGAGATCGTCATCTACTATCGGATCGTCGCTTCCGGCGACCGTCAGCGGTGATCCCCGCCATCGGACCCGACTGCCGAACGCCGTATCGCGCTCCGGAAAACAAACGATAAACTGTTTTTCGGTTATCACAGTTCCACGAGGTATTTGTCCCCCGGATCCGATGACGGGGTATGGAACTGCTCACCGAGGACGTCGTCCCCGAGTACGCTCGCGAGGTGAAGGCGGAGGCTCGTGACTTCGCCGAAGAACACATCGCCCCGAACGCTGAGGAGTGTTTCCGGGAGGGCGAGTATCCGTGGGAGATCCTCGAGGCCGGACAGGAGGCGGGGCTGGTCGCCCAGGACATCCCCGAGGAACTCGGCGGGCGCGGCCTCGATCTCGTCGAGATGCTCGCCATCGCCGAGGAGTTTTACCGAGCGGACGCCGGTATCGCACTGACCCTCCAACTGGCGAGTTTCGGCGCGGAGATGGTCTACGAGTACGGGAGCGAAGAGCAGAGAGAGGAGTACCTCCGACCCGTCGCCGCGGGCGATCAGATCACCGGGCTGGCGGTCTCGGAACCCGACACGGGAAGCGATCTCGCGGGGATGACCACGACTGCAGAAAAGGACGGCGACGAGTACGTCATCAACGGCGAGAAGTACTGGATCGGCAACGGCGTCGAGGCCGACTGGATCACCGCCTTCGTCCGGACCAGCGAGGAGAACGACCGCTACTCGAACCACTCGCTGATCATCGTCCCCACCGACGCCGAGGGCTACGAGGCCGAACACATCCCCGAGAAGATGGGGATGCGCGCCTCGAAACAGGCCCACATCACCTTCGAGGACGTCCGCGTCCCCGAGGAAAACCTCGTGGGCTACGAGAACGGCGGCTTCTTCATGCTCGCCGATTTCTTCAACCACGGTCGGGTCGTCGTCGGCGGCCACGGACTGGGGATGGCCGCCGCGGCCATCGAGGAGGCCTGGGAGTTCGTCCACGAACGCGAGGCGTTCGGCCGGAACGTAAACGAGTTCCAGGCCGTCCAGCACGGGCTGGCGGACATGCGCATGGAGTTCGAGGCCGCGCGCGCGCTCAACTACCGGGCGGCGAAGAAGGTCCGCGACGGCGAGAACGCCGGGCTGTGGGCGGCGATGGCCAAGACCAAGTCGACGGAGACGGCGACGATGTGTGCCGAGAAGGGGATGCAGTTCCACGGCGGGCGCTCGATCCTGGCCGACCGGCGGATCGCCCGCGTCTACCGCGACGTGCGCATCCCGGTCATCTACGAGGGCGCCAACGAGATCCAGCGCAACCTGATCTACCGCCAGAGCTAGCCCTCTAGATCGCGGAAGGCGGCGGCGAAGTCCTCGTGGGTCCGGAGGTCGCCGACCGTCTCGTCGACGGAGTCCCTGAGCGCCGTCAGTCGGCGTTCGAGTTCGCGGAACTCCTCGTTTCCGTGGAGTTCCTCGCAGGACTTCTCGGTCTCGAGGACCGCGCGTTTCGAGGCGAGGCTGTAGTACTCGCGCATGATCTCGTCGTACTGGCTGCGGCGATAGACGCGTTCGACCGTCCCCGTGAGTTCGTCGTTCGAGACGGGTTTCACCAGGTAGTCGTCGAAGCCCATCTCGATGATGTCGAAATCGGGGTCGACCGCCGTGGCCATGATCACGCGGGGGTCGTACCCCTGGTCGTGGATCGCGTCGAGGACCTCGTCGCCGGACATCCCGGGCATCCGGCGGTCGAGCACCACGACCTCGACCGCCTCGTCCATTCGCGAGAGCGCCTCCTCGCCGTCGTGGGCGATCCGGACGTCCCACTCGTCGTCGAGCCAGGTCGCGAACAGCTCCGCGAGCTGGGGCTCGTCGTCGACGACGAGCACGACCGGAGCGTTCCCCGCGGCATCGGTTGACATTTCCTAATTGCGGTATGCCCTCCCATAGATATAAGTTCGACGGATGCGCTCGTTTTCCGCTTCGATGCTGGGGCCCGCGTGCTCGCCGGAAGCGGACGGTCCCGTCGTCCGTCCGCCTCGACGGCCGCGTCAGCCGATCAGCGGCACGTCTCCCCGGTCGACGGGTACGTCCTCCCAGTCCGGCAGGTCCTCCCGTTCGGGGAGTTCGTCCCAGTCGGGGAGATCGCCGCCCTCCGGAAGGCCGCCGGGGTCGGGGAGGTCCGGAAGCGCCTCTATCGGCGGCACCCCGATCGTGATGAGGACCCCGACGACGAACAGTGCGAGTCCGACGAACATGAGGACGCGCTGTATCGTCGTCCGGCCGTAGCGACCCATACGTTACTCCGAGTGGAGGGGAGAGGGAGGTAAAAACGTAGCCACCATCCTGATAGTTGACATTACCATACCGTCGGTCATACCTCCGGCCATCGCCGGTGGCAACGACGGGGAGTAGCTGCGCTGGCGAGAGTGACTCGTGCCACCGACGGTCATACTCCTGTGACCGACAGCATCAGTCGTCGGCGTCCGCACCGGCGTCCTCGACGACGCGCGGCGAGTCGAACCGGTCGATAACGGCGAGCAGGCCCGCCGAGAGGGCCGCGCCGGTCAGCGCGAACGCCGCGAGGATCGCGAAGAAGGTCGCGAGCGGGAACGAATCGAGGAGGAAACCCCCGATCGCGATCGAGGCCGACCCGAGGCCGAACTCCCCGAGGTAGGTGTAGCCGTACGAGAGCCCGCGGGTGTTCGCCGGCGTGTGGACCGCGACGGCGTCCTGGTAGAACGGCTGGATGGCGAAGAGGAAGAAACCCAACAGACCGCACAGCACGAGCAGCGGGGCCATTCCCATCCCGGTCACGGGGATGAACGCCAGCGCGAGGACCGTGAGGACGGCGAACATCCCGAGCAGGCCACGCCCGGGGGCCATGCGGTCGGTCAGCTTCCCGCCCGCGTACTGGCCGACGATGCCCACGACGAGGAAGCCGACGTAGATGTAGCGCGAGGGCTCGATCCCCTCGAGGTCGGGGCCGGCGACGAATCCTTCGAGCGCGGGCAGTCCCTGGAGGATCTCGGGCAGGTAGGTGAGCATCCCCCGGTAGAACAGCCCCTCGAAGGTGACGATCACGAAGACGATGGCGAAGGCGCTCGCAAACAGCGTCCGGGAGTTCGTGAGGAGGTCCGCAACCGAGAGGGCTTTGTCACTAGCTTCGGAGGCGTCCATCTCCTCGACCGCGCCCGTGGGGTCGAAATCGGCCGAGAGACCGTAGGCGACCGCGAGCAGGCCGGGGATCGCGAGCAGGGCGGCGACCAGTTGCCACGGGAAGAAGATCAGCAGGGTCGCGGCGACGAACGGGCCGAGCGCGATCCCGACGTTGCCGGCGATGCCGTGGTAGGCGAAGACGGTGCCGCGTTCCTCGACGCCCGTGCTGATCAACGAGAGGCCCGCGGGGTGATAGACGCTCGCGGCGGCCCCCCAGCAGACGAGGCCGACGGCGACGACGTAGATGCCGTTCGCGAGCGCGAGGACCAGGAAGGCGAGGCTCATGCCGCCGAGACAGAGCAGGACCAACCGTTTTGGACCGTACTTGTCGGCGAGGATGCCGCCGGGAAGCGCCCCGATCCCGAAGGGGGCGTAGCCAAGCGCGACGATCAGTCCCAGGAGGGTGACCGAGACGTCGAACTCCGCGAGCCACACCACCAGAAAGATGGGGATCGAGGTCTCGAACCAGTGGACCAGCGAGTGGCCCGCCATCGTGAAGCCGGCGATCGATCGGTCGTTCGAATCCAGAGCCATTCCGTAGATACAATCGGCCCGCGGAGCTATTTAGCCCCGTTGCTTGGCGCGACTCGCCGAATCGAACCATTTACCCCGGTCGGTTGGCTCTCCCCGGTATGAACACCGCGGAGCGAAAACGCCTCGTCACCCGCCACACCGAGGAGGTGATCACGGAGGAGGAACTCGACGACCTCCTCGAGGAACCGGATCCGAGCATCTACATCGGCTACGCCCCCACCGGCGAGATGCACATCGGCCACTTCACCACCATCAGGAAGCTCGCGGACTTCCTCCGGGCCGGCCTCGACGTGACCGTCCTGATCGCGGATCTGCACGCCCACCTCGACGACGAGAAGAGCCCGTTCGACCTCCTGGAGGCGCGTTCCGCGTACTACGAGGCCGCGATCGAGGCGATGGTCGAGGCCGCCGGAGCGAACCCCGACGAGATCGAGTTCGTCCGCGGGACCGAGTTCGAACTCGAGGAGCCCTACACGCTCGAACTCTACCGCCTGCTCGCGGATACGACGATCTCGCGCGCCCAGCGCGCCGGCAGCGAGGTCGTCCGCCAGTCCGACAACCCCAAGCTAGGGGGGTTGGTCTACACGCTGATGCAGAGCCTCGACGTCGCCGCCCTCGACGCCGACATCGCCTACGGCGGGATCGACCAGCGCGGGATCTACATGCTCGCGCGCGAGATCCTGCCCGAACACGGCCACGAGAAGCCCCTCTGTCTGTTCGCGCCCCTCCTCTCGGGGCTTTCGGGCGGAAAGATGAGTGCGAGCGAGGCCGGATCGAAGGTGAACCTCACCGATGACCCCGAAACGGTAGGCGAGAAGATCGACGGGGCGTACTGTCCGCAGGGGGAACTCGAGGAGAACGGCGTCCTTGAGTACCTCGATCACCTCGTCTTCCCGATCCTCGAAGAGGAGGGTGAACCGTTCGTCATCGAACGACCCGAACAGTACGGCGGAAACGTCGTCTACGAGGAGTACGCCGATCTGGAGGCCGACTTCCTCGACGGCGAGCTCCACCCGCAGGACCTGAAGGGGGCGACCGGCGAGGCGATCGCCGAGGTCATCGCGCCGATCCGCGAACGCTTCGAGGCGGACTCCGACCTGCTACGGCAGGCGTACCCCGACCGGTACGACTGACTCGACCGGCAATTTTTGCGTCTCGTCGCATCGTTTATCACTCGACGTGTCGTGGTCCCGTACCGAGAACGATTAATCATGATGAATACGCCCGTCACCGACCTCATGACGTCGCCGGTTCGGACGACCGCCCCCGAGACGCCGGTCACTGAGGCCGCGAGGGATCTCACGAACCACGGTATCGGCTCGCTCGTCGTTGGCGAGGAACGGATCGTGGGGATCGTCACCGAATCCGACATCGTCGCCGGCGTCGCCGACGGGACTGACCTCGCGTCGACGGCGGTCTCGGCGCTGATGAGCGACCCCGTCGTCACGATAGACCCCGCCGAATCGGTGCGTGTCGCCGGCGAGCGTATGGGCCGGAACAACGTCAAGAAACTCCCGGTCGCGCGAGACGGCGAGGCGATCGGGATCGTCACCACGACCGATCTGGCGCGATTCCTCCCGGAGAACTCGATACGGATGTCGCGACAGCCCGAACCCGACATCGGTAAGGGAGAGTTCGAGTAGCCGGCAGGGTTCGACCCTACAGCCACTCCTCGGCCCAGCACTCGATCTCGTCGAAGACGGGACAGAGCGATCGGCCCTTCTCGGTGAGGCTGTAGTAGGTCGCGACGGGGGCGTCCTCCTCCAGTCTGCGGTCGACGAACTCCAGTTCCTGCAGATCGTCGAGCACGCGCGAGAGCGTCCGGGAGTTGGCGTCGGTCGAGCGCTTGAGTTCGTTGAAGCGCTTCTCGCCGCCCTGCAGGTCGTGGAGCACGACGAGTCGCCACTGCGAGCCGATCTGATCGATCGAGTCGACGACCGCACAGGGCCCCTCGTTCGCCGCTTCGGTGACGGATGACATCGGTGTTACCTGGTCACCCCTACGTCCGCGAACCGATATATAGGTTCGGTTCGTACAGCAGGTTGTACAATGTTACCTGAGCTGCTCACGACTGCTGTACCGATCGCACCGCTACAGGCGGCGGGTCTCGACGCCCCGCTCGTCGCGGAACTGTTCCTCGTCGGCCGGATCCTCTTCGGCGGCGTCCTCGCGTTCACCGGCCTGAACCACTTCCTCGACACGGAGTCGATGGTCGGCTACGCCGACGCGAAGGGCGTCCCCGCCGCGGGGCTCGCCGTGCCCGTTACGGGCGGGATGCTCGTCTTCGGCGGACTCGGAATCGCCCTCGGGATCCTCCCCACCCTCGCCGCTGGCGCGCTGGTCGTCTTCCTGCTGGTGACGACGCCGCTGATGCACGACTTCTGGGCGGTGCCCGAGGATCAGCGACAGTCGGAGATGACCGCCTTCCTGAAGAACGCCGGCCTGCTCGGGACCGCGCTCGTACTGCTCGCACTGAGCGCGACCGCGTGGCCCTACGCCCTCTGAACCGACAGGCAAAACCACATGGAAACCGAGACACACACCATGCCCGACGAACCCACACCCGTCACCGACGAGTTGCCCGACAGCCCCATCAGGCTCTCGGGAACCGACCACGTCACGCTCATCGGGAGCAACGAGGCCGACACCGTGGCGTTCTACCGCGACCTGCTGGGAATGCCGCTCGTGTTGCGCCAGCCCAACCTCGATCAGCCCGAAGTGACGCACCTCTTTTTCGACACCGGCGACGGGCGGATCCTCACCTTCTTCGTGAGCGACGACCGCGAATCCGATCCCCGCCCGCAGCGCACGGGACTGGGAGCGGTGCATCACCTCGCGTTCAGCGTCGAACCCGAGCGCTTCGTCGAGACCAAGGAGGCCTTCGACGAGGCCGACCACCACTACAACGAGTTCGACCGCGGCGCGTTTCACTCGATCTACACCCGCGATCACAACGGCCTGGTCCTCGAGTTCGCGACCGACAAGTTCCACATCCCGGACGATCGGCGCGCGGAGGTGCTCGCGACCGCCCAGCGCGTTCGAGAGGAGGCGGGCGCCGACTACGTGAAGGACGAACACATGGAGGCCGCTCTGGAGGAACTCGGCCTCGAGGTCGATCCCTACGACCTGCCCGACGCGCCGACCGGCGCCGGCTACGACCGATAACCCCTCCCTCGAATCACACGATCCACGGCATCCAATGACAGACGCACCACCGACCACCGGACTACACCACGTGACGAACATCTGCACCGACATGGACGAGACGAGGGAGTTCTACGAGGACGCCCTCGGCTGGCACACCGTCAAGCGTACGCAGAACTACGACGACCCCGGGACGCCACACTACTACTTCTCCTCGACCCCCGAGGGCGAGCCGGGAACCACCGTCACCTACTTCGAGTACCCGAACTCGCAGGGTCGGCCCGGCCCCGGCGCGAGCCACCACTTCGCGTTCGGCGTCGAGGACCGCGAGACTCTAGAGAGCTGGCGCGAGCACCTACTGGACCACGGCGTGCGGGTCTCGACGGTGAAGGACCGCACCTACTTCCGGAGCATCTACTTCAGCGATCCGGATGGGCTGGCCTTCGAGCTCGCCACGCAGGGCCCCGGTTTCGGCGTCGACGAAGATCGACCCGGAAGCGAGGAGATCGACCCCTTCGAGGCGGACTGATGGAGGTCGATATCGAGGAACTCGATTCGGCCTATCGCCTGCTCGCCGGCTCCGTGATTCCCCGCCCCATCGCGTGGGTCAGCACGCGCGGCGAGGACGGCGAGAACCTCGCGCCGTATAGCTTCTTCAACGTCGTCTCGGTCGCTCCACCCGTGGTGATGTTCGCACCCGTCGGCACCGGCGAGGACCTGAAGGACACGCCGAGGAATATCCTCGACACCGAGGAGTTCGTCGTCAACGTCGTGACGATGGATCTGGCGGAGGCGATGAACGCGACGAGCGCCACCGTCGAGAAAAGCGAGTTCGAGCACGCCGGGTTGGAGCGCGCGGAGGGCGTCCGGGTCGACGTTCCCCGCGTGGCCGACGCGAAGGTCGCCTTCGAGTGCGAACTCTACGACTTCGTCGAGGTCGGCCGGTCGTCGATGGTGCTCGGCGAGGTCGTCTACGCGCACGTTGCCGAGGAGGTCACGACCGATGGGAAGGTTGACGTGACGAAACTCGACGCGGTCGGGCGGCTCTCGGGGAGCTACTACGCGAGCACGCGCGATCGCTTCTCGATGGAGCGCCCGCCCTGACCGGGGATTAAGCCGCCGGCGGTTCTACGGGGCGTATGGCACTGTACGACGCCGTCTCAGACCTTCCGCTCACCATCGAGGACGCCTCGCTCTCCCGGTGCGAACGCGACACGTCCAGCGGCTTCACCCGCGTCAGCACGGTGATCTCGCTGTCGGGTGACGGAGAGGAGGGTCGGGGCGAGGACGTGACCTACGAGGCCGAGGACCACGACGCCCTGCTCGATGCGGGCGCACCCGATCTCTCCGGCACCTACACTCTCGCGGAGTTCTCCGAGCGCGTCGGGAGCCTCGACCTCTTTCCCGAGGGGCCGGGTCGCGAGGACTTCCGGAACTACCGGCGCTGGGGCTTCGAGAGCGCCGCCCTCGACCTCGCGCTCCGGCAGGCCGACACGGACCTCGCGAGCGCGCTCGGCCGGAGCTACGACCCCGTCAGGTTCGTCGCCAGCACGCGGCTGGGCGACCCGCCGACCGTAGACCGTGTCGAGCGCTTTCTGGAGCACGACCCCGATCTGGAGTTCAAGCTCGACCCCGAGAGCGCGTGGTCCGACGAGTTGATCGAGCGCCTCGTCGAGACGGAAGCGGTGCGGATCCTCGACCTCAAGGGTCACTACGAGGGGACCGAGGTGGATCAGGCGCCGGACCCCGGCCTCTACGGGCGGGTGCTGGAGGCGTTCCCCGAGGCCGTGATCGAGGACCCGGCGCTAGTCGACGAGACGCGCCCCCTCTTCGAGGGCCACGAGGACCGCGTCTCGTGGGACGCCCCGATCCACGGGGTCGGGAGCGTCGAGGACCTCCCGTTCGAGCCGTCGTGGCTCAACCTCAAACCCTCCCGGTTCGGCTCGGTCGAGTCGCTGTTCGAGACGATCGAGTACTGTCGCGATCGCGGGATCACCACCTACGGGGGCGGACAGATGGAACTCGACGTCGGACGGGGCCAGATCCAGGCGCTCGCCTCGCTGTTCTACCCCGACACCCCGAACGACGTCGCTCCGAGCGCGTACAACGACCCCGTGATCTCCGACGACCTCCCGACGAGTCCGCTCTCGCCGCCCGAGGAGACGGCGGGCTTTCGGTGGTGATCACTCGGCCAAAGTCGCGATCCGCGAGAGCGCGAGCCGGCAGACGGGCGCGTAGCCCGCCGCGAGCAGGGGTATTTCGAAGACCGCCCGACAGCGTCCGTTGTGGGGTTCGACCCGGTGGCCCGTCGCCGGGATCCCCGCGACCTCCCACGTCCAGCGGTAGGCCTCACGATAGGTGACCTCGAAGGGGATCCAGACGCCCCCGACCACACGGATCCGGCCGGTCGAGCCGGTTCGGATCCTGCGATCCCGACACGCGACGTCGGTGATCGAGGGTCCCCACTCGGGCCACCGGCGGGTGTCGACGAGCAGGTCCCAGACCGCCTCTGCTGGCGCGTCGACGGTTCGAGCGACGTCGACCGTCCGCTCGGTGATGCCGGGCGCTCGGTCCATGGGGAGCGTTGGAGGCGGAGGTTCAAATACGGTCGGCGGGCCAGCCTTCGACAGGTCTATGCGACGCCCACGGGGAGTATCCCCCATGCCCGCTTGGCACGACGTCTTCGGTCACGAGGAGCCCTACGACAGCCAGGCGGAGGGGATCGAGACCGCGATCGAGACCGCCGAGGATCGCGGATTCACCGTCCTCGAAGGGGCCTGCGGCACCGGGAAGACGATGCTCGCGCTCACCGCCGGGATCGATCGGGTGCGCGATCCCGACAGCGACTACGAGCGGGTGCTCGTCCTCACGAGCGTCAAACAACAG
The DNA window shown above is from Halalkalicoccus sp. NIPERK01 and carries:
- a CDS encoding O-methyltransferase, which produces MAHLADDVLRFVRATGPRPDELLEEMDAYAEENGFPHVGPEVGGFLQLTARLSGARSIFEFGSGYGYSAYWFAEALPENGEIVLTEVDEGELEMAREYLARGGYDELASYELGDALDTIERYDGPFDAVLIDHQKERYVEALEAVRGKLAPGAVVIADNAMSAEDVVVFEDLLAHVEGQSVEMNEGTRGIADYLDAVRSDPAFETQVLPLGEGIAVSRFEGKADNTEALGSRR
- a CDS encoding acyl-CoA dehydrogenase family protein, giving the protein MELLTEDVVPEYAREVKAEARDFAEEHIAPNAEECFREGEYPWEILEAGQEAGLVAQDIPEELGGRGLDLVEMLAIAEEFYRADAGIALTLQLASFGAEMVYEYGSEEQREEYLRPVAAGDQITGLAVSEPDTGSDLAGMTTTAEKDGDEYVINGEKYWIGNGVEADWITAFVRTSEENDRYSNHSLIIVPTDAEGYEAEHIPEKMGMRASKQAHITFEDVRVPEENLVGYENGGFFMLADFFNHGRVVVGGHGLGMAAAAIEEAWEFVHEREAFGRNVNEFQAVQHGLADMRMEFEAARALNYRAAKKVRDGENAGLWAAMAKTKSTETATMCAEKGMQFHGGRSILADRRIARVYRDVRIPVIYEGANEIQRNLIYRQS
- a CDS encoding HalX domain-containing protein; the protein is MSTDAAGNAPVVLVVDDEPQLAELFATWLDDEWDVRIAHDGEEALSRMDEAVEVVVLDRRMPGMSGDEVLDAIHDQGYDPRVIMATAVDPDFDIIEMGFDDYLVKPVSNDELTGTVERVYRRSQYDEIMREYYSLASKRAVLETEKSCEELHGNEEFRELERRLTALRDSVDETVGDLRTHEDFAAAFRDLEG
- a CDS encoding MFS transporter, with protein sequence MALDSNDRSIAGFTMAGHSLVHWFETSIPIFLVVWLAEFDVSVTLLGLIVALGYAPFGIGALPGGILADKYGPKRLVLLCLGGMSLAFLVLALANGIYVVAVGLVCWGAAASVYHPAGLSLISTGVEERGTVFAYHGIAGNVGIALGPFVAATLLIFFPWQLVAALLAIPGLLAVAYGLSADFDPTGAVEEMDASEASDKALSVADLLTNSRTLFASAFAIVFVIVTFEGLFYRGMLTYLPEILQGLPALEGFVAGPDLEGIEPSRYIYVGFLVVGIVGQYAGGKLTDRMAPGRGLLGMFAVLTVLALAFIPVTGMGMAPLLVLCGLLGFFLFAIQPFYQDAVAVHTPANTRGLSYGYTYLGEFGLGSASIAIGGFLLDSFPLATFFAILAAFALTGAALSAGLLAVIDRFDSPRVVEDAGADADD
- a CDS encoding tyrosine--tRNA ligase, whose amino-acid sequence is MNTAERKRLVTRHTEEVITEEELDDLLEEPDPSIYIGYAPTGEMHIGHFTTIRKLADFLRAGLDVTVLIADLHAHLDDEKSPFDLLEARSAYYEAAIEAMVEAAGANPDEIEFVRGTEFELEEPYTLELYRLLADTTISRAQRAGSEVVRQSDNPKLGGLVYTLMQSLDVAALDADIAYGGIDQRGIYMLAREILPEHGHEKPLCLFAPLLSGLSGGKMSASEAGSKVNLTDDPETVGEKIDGAYCPQGELEENGVLEYLDHLVFPILEEEGEPFVIERPEQYGGNVVYEEYADLEADFLDGELHPQDLKGATGEAIAEVIAPIRERFEADSDLLRQAYPDRYD
- a CDS encoding cyclic nucleotide-binding/CBS domain-containing protein; translation: MNTPVTDLMTSPVRTTAPETPVTEAARDLTNHGIGSLVVGEERIVGIVTESDIVAGVADGTDLASTAVSALMSDPVVTIDPAESVRVAGERMGRNNVKKLPVARDGEAIGIVTTTDLARFLPENSIRMSRQPEPDIGKGEFE
- a CDS encoding helix-turn-helix domain-containing protein encodes the protein MSSVTEAANEGPCAVVDSIDQIGSQWRLVVLHDLQGGEKRFNELKRSTDANSRTLSRVLDDLQELEFVDRRLEEDAPVATYYSLTEKGRSLCPVFDEIECWAEEWL
- a CDS encoding DoxX family protein; the protein is MLPELLTTAVPIAPLQAAGLDAPLVAELFLVGRILFGGVLAFTGLNHFLDTESMVGYADAKGVPAAGLAVPVTGGMLVFGGLGIALGILPTLAAGALVVFLLVTTPLMHDFWAVPEDQRQSEMTAFLKNAGLLGTALVLLALSATAWPYAL
- a CDS encoding VOC family protein — its product is MPDEPTPVTDELPDSPIRLSGTDHVTLIGSNEADTVAFYRDLLGMPLVLRQPNLDQPEVTHLFFDTGDGRILTFFVSDDRESDPRPQRTGLGAVHHLAFSVEPERFVETKEAFDEADHHYNEFDRGAFHSIYTRDHNGLVLEFATDKFHIPDDRRAEVLATAQRVREEAGADYVKDEHMEAALEELGLEVDPYDLPDAPTGAGYDR
- a CDS encoding VOC family protein, which translates into the protein MTDAPPTTGLHHVTNICTDMDETREFYEDALGWHTVKRTQNYDDPGTPHYYFSSTPEGEPGTTVTYFEYPNSQGRPGPGASHHFAFGVEDRETLESWREHLLDHGVRVSTVKDRTYFRSIYFSDPDGLAFELATQGPGFGVDEDRPGSEEIDPFEAD
- a CDS encoding flavin reductase family protein produces the protein MEVDIEELDSAYRLLAGSVIPRPIAWVSTRGEDGENLAPYSFFNVVSVAPPVVMFAPVGTGEDLKDTPRNILDTEEFVVNVVTMDLAEAMNATSATVEKSEFEHAGLERAEGVRVDVPRVADAKVAFECELYDFVEVGRSSMVLGEVVYAHVAEEVTTDGKVDVTKLDAVGRLSGSYYASTRDRFSMERPP
- a CDS encoding SRPBCC family protein translates to MDRAPGITERTVDVARTVDAPAEAVWDLLVDTRRWPEWGPSITDVACRDRRIRTGSTGRIRVVGGVWIPFEVTYREAYRWTWEVAGIPATGHRVEPHNGRCRAVFEIPLLAAGYAPVCRLALSRIATLAE